One part of the Bacteroidia bacterium genome encodes these proteins:
- a CDS encoding threonylcarbamoyl-AMP synthase — MILHCNPDKPNSDAIRRAAEILRSGGVVIYPTDTVYGMGCDMMNSRAWERLCRIGGLDPGRANPSFLFYDLSHLADYTRPVPNHIFREMKKLLPGPVTFILESNNRLPGIFRNRKKTIGIRVPDNLIIRELVKELGNPILNTSVRDAEDEVTEHLSDPDRIHDLYGDKVELVLAGGYGGLHTSRVLDCTGGDVKVIRE; from the coding sequence ATGATTCTGCACTGTAATCCTGATAAACCTAATTCAGATGCCATCCGCAGGGCAGCGGAGATCCTTCGCTCAGGGGGCGTGGTGATCTATCCCACCGACACGGTTTACGGGATGGGCTGCGACATGATGAATTCCAGGGCCTGGGAACGCCTTTGCCGGATCGGGGGACTGGATCCTGGGCGGGCGAATCCTTCCTTTCTTTTTTACGACTTGTCGCATCTGGCAGACTACACACGCCCGGTTCCCAACCATATTTTCCGTGAAATGAAAAAACTCCTGCCCGGGCCGGTTACTTTTATTCTTGAATCAAACAACAGGCTGCCCGGAATTTTCCGCAACCGGAAAAAGACCATCGGCATCCGCGTACCTGATAACCTGATCATCCGGGAACTGGTAAAAGAGCTGGGAAATCCGATTCTGAACACCTCGGTTCGCGATGCGGAAGATGAAGTGACAGAACACCTGTCGGATCCGGATCGCATTCACGATCTGTACGGTGATAAAGTGGAATTGGTGCTTGCGGGAGGCTATGGAGGACTTCATACCTCCAGGGTACTGGACTGTACCGGCGGGGATGTGAAAGTGATCAGGGAATAG
- a CDS encoding cell division protein ZapA, with translation MAEVSIKINIAGRTYPIKVEKGREGMVRKAAEQINRKMDELRSSYAVKDAQDLLAMSALQLFTQNLHTEQQMMVDQDMAFRLVEMEAFVSDYLRKERESVN, from the coding sequence ATGGCTGAAGTATCCATAAAAATAAACATAGCCGGCAGAACGTATCCCATTAAGGTGGAAAAGGGAAGGGAAGGAATGGTGCGTAAGGCGGCAGAACAGATCAACCGTAAAATGGATGAACTCAGGTCCAGCTACGCCGTAAAGGACGCGCAGGACCTGTTGGCAATGTCAGCTTTGCAACTATTCACACAGAACCTGCATACAGAACAGCAGATGATGGTAGACCAGGACATGGCCTTCCGTCTGGTGGAAATGGAAGCCTTCGTATCCGATTACCTGCGTAAGGAGAGAGAGAGCGTGAACTGA
- the rny gene encoding ribonuclease Y: MMDIIIIAVTGVVCLLLGIILTTSVLRKSVLKKAQLKVKEAELEGEKIKNEKILQAKEKFLQLKSEHEKHVNEKNSSIQSAENRIRQKEQTLNQKTEQVQRKDAELENVRKNLAHQLELVEHKKGEIEKMHRRQVEQLETISGLSAEAAKTQLVESLKAEAKTEALSHVKDVVEEAKLTANKEAKRIVIQTIQRVATEHAIENSVSVFHIEGDEMKGRIIGREGRNIRALEAATGVEIIVDDTPEAIILSCFDPVRRETARLALHQLVSDGRIHPARIEEIVEKVKKQLEEEIVETGKRTCIDLGIHALHPDLTRMVGRMKYRSSYGQNLLQHSREVANLCAIMASELGLNPKIAKRAGLLHDIGKVPEDEPELPHAILGMKLAEKCKEKPEVCNAIGAHHDEVEMNTLYAPIIQVCDAISGARPGARREVAEQYMKRLKDLENLAVSYPGVEKSYAIQAGRELRVIVTAEKVSDKDAETLSFTIAQRIQTEMTYPGQVKVTVIRETRAVNVAK, from the coding sequence ATGATGGACATCATCATCATTGCCGTAACGGGTGTGGTTTGTCTCTTACTGGGAATAATCCTGACCACCTCGGTGCTTCGCAAGAGTGTCCTCAAAAAAGCACAGCTTAAAGTGAAGGAGGCGGAACTGGAGGGAGAAAAGATCAAAAACGAAAAGATCCTTCAGGCCAAAGAAAAATTCCTTCAGCTCAAAAGCGAACACGAGAAGCACGTGAACGAAAAGAACAGCTCGATTCAGTCTGCTGAAAACCGTATCCGGCAGAAGGAGCAGACCCTGAATCAGAAAACCGAGCAGGTACAGCGAAAAGACGCGGAGCTGGAAAACGTACGCAAAAACCTGGCCCACCAGCTGGAACTTGTTGAGCACAAAAAAGGCGAGATCGAAAAAATGCACCGCCGCCAGGTAGAACAACTGGAAACCATCTCCGGGCTCTCAGCGGAAGCTGCAAAGACCCAGTTGGTGGAATCACTGAAGGCGGAAGCAAAAACGGAAGCCTTGTCGCATGTGAAGGATGTGGTGGAGGAAGCGAAACTTACTGCCAATAAGGAAGCAAAGCGCATTGTTATCCAAACCATTCAGCGGGTGGCTACGGAACATGCTATTGAGAATTCGGTGTCTGTCTTTCACATCGAAGGGGATGAAATGAAAGGACGGATTATCGGCCGTGAAGGCCGTAACATCCGCGCTCTTGAGGCTGCTACCGGAGTGGAAATTATAGTGGATGACACACCGGAAGCGATCATCCTTTCCTGCTTTGATCCGGTGCGTCGTGAAACCGCCCGATTGGCGCTGCACCAGCTGGTGTCCGATGGACGTATTCACCCGGCACGTATTGAAGAGATCGTGGAAAAAGTAAAAAAGCAACTGGAAGAAGAAATCGTAGAAACCGGAAAGCGAACGTGTATTGATCTCGGCATTCACGCCCTGCATCCGGATCTCACCCGTATGGTGGGAAGGATGAAATACCGTTCCTCCTACGGGCAAAATCTTCTTCAACACTCCCGCGAGGTAGCAAATCTCTGTGCCATTATGGCTTCGGAGCTGGGCTTGAATCCAAAGATTGCCAAGCGGGCCGGATTGTTGCATGACATCGGAAAAGTGCCGGAGGATGAACCGGAATTACCGCACGCAATTCTTGGAATGAAACTGGCGGAGAAATGTAAGGAAAAGCCGGAGGTGTGCAATGCAATCGGAGCGCACCACGACGAGGTGGAAATGAATACGCTCTACGCACCCATCATTCAGGTGTGTGATGCCATCAGCGGTGCCCGCCCGGGGGCACGGAGGGAAGTGGCGGAACAATACATGAAACGTCTCAAGGATCTTGAAAACCTTGCGGTTTCGTACCCGGGAGTTGAAAAATCGTATGCCATTCAGGCCGGACGTGAACTGCGCGTAATCGTTACGGCTGAAAAAGTGTCTGATAAGGATGCTGAAACATTATCGTTCACTATTGCCCAGCGTATCCAAACGGAAATGACGTATCCCGGACAGGTGAAGGTTACCGTGATCCGGGAAACACGCGCGGTTAATGTAGCGAAGTAA
- a CDS encoding DUF4835 family protein, translating to MKHLVALFISIACYLTSDISLLSAQELNCNVQILSPTIQGTTEKKIFETLQLAISEFMNNTRWTGDQFKQEERITCNLTITINDKLSSDEFKGSMQIQSSRPVFKTSYNSLVFNHNDVDFQFKYLEYQPLEFSKTSHLSNLTSVLAFYAYMIIGIDYDTFSPEGGTPYFQFAQTIVNNAQNVPEKGWKAFEGQKNRYWMVTNMLDGVFKPIRECNYKYHRLGLDIMQQDLTSGRSVAADALLLLKKVHNDKPLSFTMQVYFQGKADEIVNLFSQSFPDEKTKIMNLLNEIDPGNGIKWQKIMAN from the coding sequence ATGAAACATCTGGTGGCTCTGTTTATATCCATTGCATGCTATCTGACATCAGACATTTCCCTTCTATCTGCGCAGGAACTCAACTGCAATGTACAGATCCTTTCTCCCACCATTCAGGGCACTACAGAAAAAAAGATTTTCGAAACCCTGCAGCTGGCGATCAGCGAATTCATGAACAATACACGCTGGACCGGCGATCAGTTCAAACAGGAAGAACGGATCACCTGCAATCTGACGATAACAATCAACGACAAACTATCATCCGACGAATTCAAAGGATCGATGCAAATTCAATCCAGCCGCCCCGTTTTCAAAACGTCTTATAACTCACTTGTTTTTAATCACAATGACGTAGATTTCCAGTTCAAGTACCTGGAATACCAGCCACTCGAATTTTCCAAAACCTCGCACTTATCCAACCTCACGTCTGTTCTCGCCTTTTATGCCTATATGATTATCGGAATAGACTACGATACCTTTTCGCCGGAAGGAGGAACACCTTACTTTCAATTCGCACAAACCATTGTGAACAATGCACAGAACGTACCCGAAAAGGGATGGAAGGCTTTCGAAGGACAAAAGAACCGCTACTGGATGGTGACCAACATGCTGGACGGAGTATTCAAACCGATCCGGGAATGCAACTACAAATATCACCGGCTGGGGCTGGACATTATGCAGCAGGATCTCACCTCCGGGAGAAGCGTGGCAGCCGACGCGCTCCTGTTACTGAAGAAGGTACATAACGACAAACCCTTGTCCTTTACCATGCAGGTATATTTTCAGGGAAAAGCGGATGAGATCGTAAATCTCTTCAGCCAATCATTTCCGGATGAAAAAACCAAGATCATGAATCTGCTCAACGAGATAGATCCCGGCAACGGCATTAAGTGGCAGAAAATTATGGCCAATTAA
- the coaBC gene encoding bifunctional phosphopantothenoylcysteine decarboxylase/phosphopantothenate--cysteine ligase CoaBC, giving the protein MLRGRKIIIGITGGIAAYKIPFLIRLLKKKGAEVKVVMSPSAGEFVTKLTLATLSGNAVHSDFIRDDHGSWNSHVKLGLWGDLLIMAPATANTLAKMANGNCDNLLMAVYLSARCPVMVAPAMDLDMYRHRTTRSNIALLQKDGVVVIPPGTGELASGLSGEGRMAEPGIILGNIESFFKKSLPLSGIRALVTAGPTYEPIDDVRFIGNHSSGKMGISLADALNRAGAEVTLVAGPGCPDTQTGGIHRVNVRSAEEMRKSCMKFAPAVRLIIKSAAVADLRPVHIAKGKLKKERAPAHLALEPTADILAELGKRKKKGQILIGFALESDDGIRSARAKLRRKNLDAIVLNSLQDKGAGFGTDTNKITLLTRNNKTIKFELKPKAEVAKDIVNFVIKTLGK; this is encoded by the coding sequence ATGCTCAGGGGAAGAAAAATCATCATTGGTATTACCGGTGGGATCGCCGCATATAAGATCCCATTTCTTATTCGCCTGCTGAAAAAAAAAGGCGCTGAGGTTAAAGTTGTGATGAGTCCTTCCGCCGGAGAATTCGTAACCAAACTCACGCTTGCCACGCTGAGCGGCAATGCGGTTCACAGTGATTTTATCAGAGACGATCATGGAAGCTGGAACAGTCATGTAAAGCTGGGATTATGGGGTGATCTGCTTATAATGGCACCCGCCACGGCCAATACGCTGGCAAAAATGGCGAATGGGAATTGTGACAATCTGCTCATGGCTGTTTACCTGTCTGCCCGGTGTCCGGTGATGGTAGCTCCGGCGATGGATCTGGACATGTACCGACACCGTACCACGCGGTCGAACATTGCTTTGCTCCAGAAAGATGGTGTTGTGGTTATTCCACCTGGAACAGGGGAGTTGGCCAGCGGGTTGAGTGGAGAAGGAAGGATGGCCGAACCCGGCATTATTCTCGGGAACATTGAAAGTTTCTTTAAGAAGAGCCTTCCCCTGAGCGGAATCAGGGCGCTGGTTACAGCGGGCCCTACCTACGAACCCATTGACGATGTACGTTTCATCGGGAATCATTCCAGCGGAAAGATGGGGATTTCACTGGCCGACGCGCTCAATCGCGCCGGAGCTGAAGTAACCCTGGTGGCGGGTCCCGGATGTCCGGACACCCAAACCGGAGGGATCCATCGTGTGAACGTACGTTCCGCGGAAGAAATGCGAAAGTCCTGCATGAAATTTGCCCCGGCGGTGCGCCTGATCATAAAATCAGCAGCCGTTGCTGATCTTCGTCCGGTGCATATTGCAAAGGGAAAGCTCAAAAAAGAAAGGGCACCCGCCCATCTGGCCCTTGAACCTACGGCCGATATACTTGCGGAGCTGGGAAAAAGAAAAAAGAAAGGTCAGATCCTGATCGGTTTCGCGCTGGAGAGCGACGATGGGATCCGTAGCGCAAGAGCGAAACTTCGCCGGAAAAACCTGGATGCCATTGTACTGAATTCGCTGCAGGATAAGGGGGCAGGCTTTGGTACCGACACTAACAAGATTACACTGCTCACGCGAAACAATAAAACCATTAAATTTGAGTTGAAGCCCAAGGCGGAAGTGGCAAAAGACATTGTGAATTTTGTTATTAAAACTCTCGGAAAATGA
- a CDS encoding DNA-directed RNA polymerase subunit omega yields the protein MDYKKTNAEVTTVTRNVRELDKETGNIYESIAILGKRANQIQSDIKEELTGKLAEFATHTDNLEEIFENREQIEISKFYERLPKPSDMSIAEFQDGKVYHRNPLNETQAENN from the coding sequence ATGGATTATAAGAAGACAAATGCAGAGGTAACGACCGTTACCCGTAACGTACGCGAGTTGGACAAGGAAACCGGCAACATTTATGAGAGCATTGCCATTTTGGGCAAGCGGGCTAATCAGATCCAAAGCGACATTAAAGAGGAGCTGACCGGAAAGCTGGCGGAGTTCGCCACCCACACTGACAACCTGGAGGAAATTTTTGAGAACCGGGAGCAGATTGAAATCTCCAAGTTTTATGAGCGTTTACCCAAGCCTTCCGATATGTCTATTGCGGAATTTCAGGACGGTAAGGTATACCATAGAAATCCCCTGAACGAAACTCAGGCGGAGAACAATTAA